One part of the Corynebacterium sp. CNCTC7651 genome encodes these proteins:
- a CDS encoding glutamate-5-semialdehyde dehydrogenase → MTELTDQRQLEREEVLAKARAAKQVAPLLATLPTPRKDAALTAAAEALEARADEILKANAQDLEAGRAAGMPEAQLDRLALNRDRIAGIAGGLRQVAGLQDPVGEVVRGGVGPLGMTMKQVRVPLGVMGMVYEARPNVTVDAFGLALKSGNVALLRGSKTARHSNAMLVSILQDSLEAQGLPRELVQLLPCDSHDSVQDLITARGLVDVVIPRGGAKLIEAVVTGATVPAVETGTGNCHFYIDAAAELDSAIEMLLNGKTRRVSVCNATETALLDAALPDEDKLAVVRALQDAGVTVHGNAAELAAFGAADIVEATDEDWGEEYLSMDIAVAVVDGVEGAIHHIARWSSGHTEAIASKDAYVLQRFAAAVDSAAVMLNASTAFTDGEQYGMGAEIGISTQKLHARGPMALPELTSTKWILEGTGQVRG, encoded by the coding sequence ATGACTGAGCTCACTGACCAGCGCCAGCTCGAGCGCGAAGAGGTGCTGGCGAAAGCCCGCGCCGCGAAGCAGGTGGCACCGCTGCTTGCCACCCTTCCCACCCCTCGCAAGGACGCAGCACTCACCGCTGCTGCTGAGGCGCTTGAGGCGCGTGCCGACGAAATCTTGAAGGCCAACGCCCAAGACCTCGAGGCCGGACGCGCTGCTGGGATGCCGGAAGCGCAGCTTGATCGCCTCGCCCTGAACCGCGATCGCATTGCCGGCATCGCTGGGGGCCTGCGGCAGGTCGCTGGCTTGCAGGATCCGGTGGGTGAGGTTGTGCGCGGCGGCGTTGGCCCGCTGGGCATGACTATGAAGCAGGTGCGAGTGCCGCTGGGCGTGATGGGCATGGTGTATGAGGCGCGCCCCAACGTCACCGTCGATGCTTTCGGTCTTGCGCTGAAGTCCGGCAACGTGGCGCTGCTGCGCGGCTCCAAGACCGCGCGCCACTCGAACGCGATGCTGGTGAGCATCCTCCAGGATTCCCTCGAAGCCCAGGGGCTGCCGCGCGAGCTGGTGCAGCTGCTGCCGTGCGACAGCCACGATTCGGTGCAGGACCTCATTACCGCCCGGGGCCTGGTGGATGTGGTGATTCCGCGCGGCGGGGCCAAGCTCATCGAGGCTGTGGTCACCGGCGCCACGGTTCCCGCCGTCGAGACCGGCACGGGCAACTGCCACTTCTACATCGACGCGGCCGCGGAACTGGACTCCGCGATCGAGATGCTGCTGAACGGCAAAACCCGCCGCGTCTCCGTATGCAACGCCACGGAGACGGCCCTCTTGGACGCGGCACTGCCGGACGAAGACAAACTGGCTGTTGTCCGCGCACTCCAGGACGCCGGCGTGACCGTCCACGGCAATGCCGCCGAGCTCGCTGCGTTCGGCGCGGCCGACATCGTGGAGGCCACCGACGAAGACTGGGGCGAGGAGTACCTCTCCATGGATATCGCGGTCGCCGTCGTGGACGGCGTGGAGGGCGCGATCCACCACATCGCCCGCTGGTCCAGCGGCCACACAGAGGCCATTGCCTCCAAGGACGCATACGTGCTGCAGCGCTTCGCCGCCGCCGTGGATTCGGCCGCCGTGATGCTCAACGCCTCTACCGCGTTCACCGACGGGGAGCAGTACGGCATGGGCGCTGAGATCGGCATCTCCACCCAGAAGCTGCACGCCCGCGGTCCCATGGCGCTGCCGGAACTGACCAGCACCAAGTGGATTTTGGAGGGCACTGGGCAGGTGCGCGGGTAA
- a CDS encoding D-isomer specific 2-hydroxyacid dehydrogenase family protein produces MKFAFLPEPWDETVADLEEAGHELVSLDDNPDMLVFRGGPDDFPEELPDSVKVVQNAFAGMDALREAGTLQQHDVRWANAGGLYDDTVAESTLALLLAVLHRHKAVSREWNQPQLAEDTDFLFDNKKLALIGAGGIGKKFIEFIAPFGVEVTAVNRSGNPVDGAAHTVKMSEADDVWSSHDYFVLLAPLTEETKGMVDAEVLGKMKPNAVVVNVGRGPLVDTGALTDALQLGTIAGAGLDVTDPEPLPADHPLWDLDNCVITPHTANIPRYMAKRLGKLAAQNWEDFEAGKDMRTEVDVQAGY; encoded by the coding sequence ATGAAGTTTGCATTCCTGCCTGAACCTTGGGACGAGACGGTTGCTGATCTGGAAGAGGCCGGCCACGAGCTGGTTTCGCTCGACGACAACCCTGACATGCTGGTGTTCCGCGGCGGCCCGGATGATTTCCCGGAGGAGCTGCCGGATTCCGTCAAGGTAGTCCAGAACGCCTTCGCCGGCATGGACGCGCTGCGTGAAGCCGGCACGCTGCAGCAGCACGACGTGCGATGGGCCAACGCCGGCGGGCTTTACGACGATACGGTGGCCGAGTCCACCCTCGCCCTCCTCCTCGCCGTGCTGCACCGCCACAAGGCTGTTTCGCGCGAGTGGAACCAGCCGCAGCTGGCGGAGGATACCGACTTCCTCTTCGACAACAAGAAGCTTGCCTTGATCGGCGCCGGCGGCATTGGCAAGAAGTTCATCGAGTTCATCGCGCCGTTCGGTGTGGAGGTCACTGCCGTGAACCGCTCCGGCAACCCGGTGGACGGTGCCGCGCACACGGTGAAGATGTCTGAGGCGGATGATGTCTGGTCCAGCCACGACTACTTTGTGCTCCTCGCCCCGCTGACGGAGGAGACCAAGGGCATGGTGGACGCTGAGGTGCTGGGCAAGATGAAGCCGAACGCCGTGGTGGTCAACGTGGGCCGCGGCCCGCTGGTGGACACCGGCGCGTTGACGGACGCGCTGCAGTTGGGCACCATTGCGGGCGCGGGTTTGGATGTGACTGATCCGGAGCCGCTGCCGGCAGATCACCCGCTGTGGGACCTGGACAACTGCGTGATCACCCCGCACACCGCGAACATCCCGCGCTACATGGCAAAGCGCCTGGGCAAGTTGGCCGCCCAGAACTGGGAGGACTTTGAGGCGGGCAAGGACATGCGCACCGAGGTAGACGTCCAGGCTGGGTACTAA
- a CDS encoding DUF6036 family nucleotidyltransferase, translated as MDLTRAELLEALKALDFELHERGLAAELRVIGGAAIALMYDGTRTTADVDSEFDNYPEVRSAIEATARKVGLPLNWINSQIHDLALPFEKDLEPNDLVIGPNLTLRVASPEFLLYTKIISRRRAEQDFEDALLLAQKLNLHDAQDILRAVEHFGAIDGSLELYLEEIAEELPRL; from the coding sequence ATGGATCTGACTCGAGCGGAATTACTCGAAGCGCTCAAAGCTCTCGATTTCGAGTTACATGAGCGCGGACTCGCTGCAGAGCTCCGCGTCATCGGTGGCGCAGCAATCGCTCTGATGTATGACGGGACCCGCACTACAGCTGATGTCGACTCGGAATTCGATAACTACCCCGAAGTCCGCTCCGCTATTGAGGCCACGGCACGGAAAGTTGGATTGCCTCTTAACTGGATCAATTCCCAAATTCATGACCTAGCTCTACCGTTTGAGAAAGATCTAGAACCGAACGACCTGGTTATCGGCCCAAACCTGACGCTCCGCGTCGCCTCTCCGGAGTTTCTCCTGTACACCAAAATCATTTCCAGACGCCGTGCCGAGCAGGATTTTGAGGACGCACTACTGCTTGCTCAGAAACTCAACCTTCACGACGCGCAAGACATTCTGCGCGCTGTGGAGCACTTCGGGGCGATCGATGGGTCGTTGGAGCTCTATCTCGAGGAAATCGCAGAGGAGTTGCCTCGCCTGTAG
- the proB gene encoding glutamate 5-kinase, which translates to MSSLELRAQIASARRIVVKLGTSSLVDATGAVSQQKIDRIVDAIEARIRRGTDVVVVSSGAIAAGMGPLGLKVRPQDLATKQAAAAVGQIHLAQSWGQSFARYGRTIGQVLLTQSDAGVRERARNAQRTIHRLRQIGAVPIVNENDTVATSEMRFGDNDRLSAIVGTLISADALVLLSDVEGLYDRNPAEPGAQLIDEVRSGNDLEGVQAGDGGVFGTGGMAAKVSAARLATRGGVPVLLTATELIEQALDTADVGTVFHTRPERRLNAWKFWALYAADAEGVLRLDAGAVKAVTRGGTSLLAVGITGIEGDFHAGDIVEILGPESEVVGRGEVAYDAHELASMLGKHTAELAEHQRRPVVHADYLSNYASRL; encoded by the coding sequence GTGTCCTCGCTAGAACTCCGCGCCCAAATCGCCTCCGCACGGCGCATCGTGGTCAAGCTGGGCACATCTTCGCTTGTCGACGCCACCGGGGCCGTCTCCCAGCAGAAGATCGACCGCATTGTGGATGCGATCGAGGCGCGCATCCGGCGCGGCACCGACGTGGTGGTGGTGTCTTCCGGCGCAATCGCCGCCGGCATGGGGCCGCTGGGCTTGAAGGTGCGCCCGCAGGATCTGGCGACTAAGCAGGCTGCGGCCGCGGTGGGCCAGATTCACCTGGCGCAATCGTGGGGGCAGTCCTTTGCGCGCTACGGCCGCACGATCGGCCAGGTGCTGCTCACGCAGTCTGACGCCGGTGTGCGCGAGCGCGCCCGCAACGCGCAGCGCACCATTCACCGCCTGCGCCAGATCGGTGCCGTGCCGATTGTCAACGAGAACGACACGGTGGCCACCTCCGAGATGCGCTTCGGTGACAATGACAGGTTGAGTGCGATCGTCGGCACGCTGATCAGCGCCGATGCCCTGGTGCTGCTCTCCGACGTGGAGGGGCTGTACGACCGCAACCCCGCGGAGCCCGGCGCGCAGCTTATTGATGAAGTGCGTTCCGGCAACGACCTGGAGGGAGTGCAGGCCGGCGACGGCGGCGTGTTTGGCACCGGCGGCATGGCGGCGAAGGTGTCCGCCGCGCGCCTGGCCACCCGCGGCGGCGTGCCGGTGCTGCTGACGGCGACGGAGTTGATTGAGCAGGCGTTGGACACCGCCGATGTGGGCACCGTGTTCCACACCCGCCCGGAGAGGCGCTTGAACGCGTGGAAGTTCTGGGCGCTCTACGCGGCGGACGCGGAGGGCGTGCTGCGCCTGGATGCGGGCGCGGTGAAGGCCGTGACGCGCGGCGGGACGAGCCTGCTGGCCGTGGGGATTACCGGCATCGAGGGCGATTTCCACGCGGGGGACATTGTGGAGATTCTCGGGCCGGAGTCGGAGGTCGTCGGGCGCGGCGAAGTGGCGTACGACGCGCACGAGCTCGCCTCCATGCTTGGCAAACACACTGCAGAACTGGCGGAGCACCAGCGCCGCCCGGTGGTGCACGCGGACTACCTCTCCAACTACGCATCGCGCCTGTAG
- the rpmA gene encoding 50S ribosomal protein L27, with translation MAHKKGASSSSNGRDSESKRLGVKRFGGQQVKAGEILVRQRGTKFHPGDNVGRGGDDTLFALAAGAVQFGYKKNRRTVNIIPADGEGVAVEVLEAAEAAGVVEEGTVEEATATA, from the coding sequence ATGGCACACAAGAAGGGTGCATCCAGCTCCTCGAACGGCCGTGACTCTGAGTCGAAGCGCCTCGGCGTGAAGCGCTTCGGCGGCCAGCAGGTCAAGGCCGGCGAGATCCTCGTTCGCCAGCGCGGCACCAAGTTCCACCCGGGCGACAACGTCGGCCGCGGCGGCGATGACACGCTGTTCGCACTGGCAGCAGGCGCTGTCCAGTTCGGCTACAAGAAGAACCGCCGCACCGTCAACATCATCCCGGCTGACGGCGAGGGTGTTGCAGTGGAGGTCCTCGAGGCAGCTGAGGCTGCAGGCGTTGTCGAAGAAGGCACCGTCGAAGAGGCAACCGCTACCGCGTAA
- the rplU gene encoding 50S ribosomal protein L21 — protein sequence MYAIVKTGGKQYKVAEGDLVKVEKLEGEAGDKVELTPILLVDGADVTSGADALAKVSVEGEIVEHGKGKKVDILKYKNKTGYKKRQGHRQPLTTVKITGIK from the coding sequence ATGTACGCGATCGTCAAGACCGGCGGCAAGCAGTACAAGGTTGCCGAAGGCGACCTCGTCAAGGTCGAGAAGCTTGAGGGTGAAGCAGGCGACAAGGTCGAACTCACCCCGATCCTTCTCGTAGATGGCGCAGACGTCACCTCCGGCGCTGATGCGCTGGCCAAGGTTTCTGTTGAGGGCGAGATCGTCGAGCACGGCAAGGGCAAGAAGGTCGACATCCTCAAGTACAAGAACAAGACCGGCTACAAGAAGCGCCAGGGTCACCGCCAGCCGCTGACCACGGTCAAGATCACCGGCATCAAGTAA
- the ndk gene encoding nucleoside-diphosphate kinase has protein sequence MTERTLILIKPDGVANGHVGKIITRIERKGLKLVEMDLRTADRETAEAHYAEHKDKPFFGELVDFITSAPLVAGIVEGESAIAAWRQLAGGTHPVEKATPGTIRGDFALTVGENVVHGSDSPESAEREIAIWFPNK, from the coding sequence ATGACTGAACGCACTCTGATTCTGATCAAGCCGGACGGCGTTGCCAACGGCCACGTCGGCAAAATCATCACCCGCATCGAGCGCAAGGGCCTGAAGCTGGTGGAGATGGACCTGCGCACCGCAGACCGCGAGACCGCTGAGGCGCACTACGCCGAGCACAAGGACAAGCCGTTCTTCGGTGAGCTGGTTGACTTCATCACCTCCGCTCCGCTGGTGGCCGGCATCGTTGAGGGCGAGTCCGCTATCGCCGCTTGGCGCCAGCTTGCTGGTGGCACCCACCCGGTGGAGAAGGCCACCCCGGGCACCATCCGCGGCGACTTCGCACTGACCGTGGGCGAGAACGTCGTGCACGGCTCCGACTCCCCGGAGTCCGCTGAGCGCGAGATCGCCATCTGGTTCCCGAACAAGTAA